In the genome of Roseimicrobium gellanilyticum, one region contains:
- a CDS encoding aldehyde dehydrogenase family protein, producing MMEIVQAYDRVLITTLKTDNAAVLENKLSAAHRLFADRTSWLKPFERLAILRRLAVLLEGKRKHFGLQIAREGGKPLTDALIEVDRAIDGVRTASEMLRVTGGQEIPMGLSPASSNHRAFTIHEPIGVVAAVSAFNHPLNLIAHQVAPAIAVGCPIIVKPASATPLSCFDFVALTHEAGLPPDWCQTLLPESRELGEKFATDPRVAFLSFIGSATVGWHLRSKIAPGTRCALEHGGSAPVIIDRHADLDQIIEPLVKGGYYHAGQVCVSVQRIYVHADLEKEFAERFAARVAHLIVGDPTKPETEVGPLIAPREADRVAEWIDEAGSKGARLIGGGRLSETTLRPAILVEPPPDAKVSTHEVFGPVTCVYRYTELDDAIARANALPVAFQSSIFTQDLQTAFYAAERLDASAVMINEHTAFRTDWMPFAGRRQSGYGIGGIPWTMREMTSEKMIVISDSPQAPSQT from the coding sequence ATGATGGAAATCGTCCAGGCATACGATCGAGTCCTCATCACGACGCTCAAGACCGACAACGCAGCTGTCCTTGAGAACAAGCTGTCAGCGGCACACCGTCTCTTTGCAGATCGCACCTCCTGGCTGAAGCCATTCGAAAGGCTGGCGATTCTTCGCAGGCTGGCCGTGCTCCTGGAGGGCAAGCGGAAACACTTCGGTCTCCAGATTGCCCGCGAAGGTGGGAAGCCTCTTACCGATGCGCTCATCGAAGTGGATCGCGCCATTGATGGAGTCCGCACCGCGTCCGAGATGCTTCGCGTCACTGGAGGTCAAGAGATCCCCATGGGGCTCTCGCCAGCCAGCTCGAACCATCGGGCCTTCACGATTCACGAGCCCATTGGCGTGGTGGCCGCGGTGTCTGCCTTCAACCATCCGCTGAACCTGATTGCGCATCAGGTCGCACCGGCGATCGCCGTCGGCTGTCCCATCATCGTGAAGCCGGCTTCCGCCACTCCCCTCTCCTGCTTTGATTTTGTGGCACTCACCCATGAAGCAGGACTGCCTCCGGATTGGTGCCAGACTCTCCTGCCTGAGAGCAGAGAGCTTGGTGAGAAGTTTGCCACAGACCCGCGTGTTGCGTTCTTGAGTTTCATCGGCTCAGCAACGGTCGGTTGGCATCTCCGCTCCAAGATTGCGCCGGGCACACGCTGCGCTTTGGAGCATGGCGGCTCAGCGCCGGTCATCATCGATCGTCATGCCGATCTTGACCAGATCATCGAGCCTCTGGTGAAGGGCGGCTACTACCACGCCGGACAGGTCTGTGTATCCGTCCAGCGCATCTATGTGCATGCAGACTTGGAGAAGGAGTTCGCGGAGCGCTTCGCCGCACGAGTAGCGCACTTGATTGTCGGCGATCCCACCAAACCTGAAACGGAAGTCGGCCCCTTGATCGCACCACGTGAGGCAGACCGTGTGGCGGAGTGGATTGACGAGGCCGGGAGCAAGGGTGCCCGACTTATTGGCGGAGGACGACTGAGTGAAACGACGCTGCGTCCGGCCATCCTCGTGGAACCTCCCCCAGACGCAAAGGTTTCGACCCACGAAGTCTTCGGACCAGTCACCTGTGTCTACCGCTATACCGAACTCGATGACGCCATCGCACGAGCGAATGCACTTCCGGTGGCATTCCAGTCGAGCATCTTCACCCAGGACCTGCAAACCGCCTTCTACGCTGCGGAACGTCTCGATGCCTCCGCTGTGATGATCAACGAGCATACCGCATTCCGGACTGACTGGATGCCATTCGCCGGCCGCCGCCAGTCAGGCTACGGCATCGGCGGCATTCCCTGGACCATGCGGGAAATGACGTCCGAGAAGATGATTGTCATTTCGGATTCACCCCAAGCACCAAGCCAAACTTAA
- a CDS encoding alpha/beta fold hydrolase, translating to MKLATAITVTAFTLLSSALGQDEKPMNAKPTIVLVHGLWADGSSWNKVITPLVEDGFEVISVQNPTTTLEDDVAAANAAIERAKGDVILVGHSWGGFVITESGAHPKVKGLVYVAAFAPDKGETVPTLSANAAPTKLTDFLKEANGLLTVSKEGVAKVFAGDLPKSEQEVIYVVQQPASPKVFAGVGQHAAWKTKPSWYVVASQDKTINPQLEEWMAKRAKSKITVLEASHVAMLSKPKEVLEVILDAVKSTSK from the coding sequence ATGAAGCTAGCCACTGCCATCACTGTCACCGCCTTCACCCTGCTCTCAAGCGCCCTTGGCCAAGACGAAAAACCCATGAACGCAAAACCCACCATTGTCCTCGTCCACGGTCTGTGGGCAGATGGTTCCTCCTGGAACAAAGTCATCACCCCCCTGGTAGAGGATGGATTCGAAGTCATCTCCGTGCAGAATCCCACCACCACCCTCGAGGATGATGTGGCTGCGGCCAACGCGGCGATCGAGCGTGCCAAAGGTGATGTGATTCTCGTCGGACACTCGTGGGGTGGATTTGTCATCACCGAATCCGGAGCCCATCCCAAGGTTAAAGGATTGGTCTATGTCGCGGCGTTCGCTCCGGACAAAGGGGAAACCGTGCCGACACTCAGCGCGAATGCGGCTCCGACCAAGCTCACAGATTTCCTCAAAGAAGCCAACGGCCTGCTGACTGTCTCCAAGGAAGGCGTCGCCAAGGTGTTCGCCGGTGATTTGCCGAAGAGCGAGCAGGAGGTAATCTACGTCGTTCAGCAACCGGCTTCGCCCAAAGTCTTCGCCGGAGTCGGCCAGCATGCCGCATGGAAAACGAAGCCCTCCTGGTATGTCGTTGCATCACAGGACAAGACCATCAATCCCCAGCTTGAAGAGTGGATGGCGAAGCGCGCCAAGTCGAAAATCACCGTTCTGGAAGCCAGCCACGTGGCGATGCTCTCCAAGCCCAAGGAAGTGCTGGAAGTCATCCTGGATGCGGTGAAGAGCACCAGCAAGTGA
- a CDS encoding putative quinol monooxygenase, giving the protein MKRVLRPNTERKRIMQKEIIAIWKVRASETERVLGLLPALAAQTMNEEGNIFYSVYRSETDPNEFILHECYADEHAADSHRKSDHYQNIVVAEIIPCLESRTVTVVRKLL; this is encoded by the coding sequence ATGAAACGCGTGCTCCGTCCCAACACTGAGAGGAAACGCATCATGCAAAAAGAGATCATCGCCATTTGGAAAGTCAGGGCATCGGAAACAGAAAGGGTCCTCGGGCTGCTGCCAGCGTTGGCGGCGCAGACGATGAATGAAGAGGGAAACATCTTCTACTCCGTCTACAGGTCGGAGACTGACCCCAATGAGTTCATCCTGCACGAGTGCTATGCCGACGAGCATGCAGCCGATTCTCACCGCAAGTCGGACCACTACCAGAACATCGTTGTAGCTGAAATCATCCCTTGTCTGGAATCCCGAACCGTGACGGTCGTCAGAAAGCTTCTGTGA
- a CDS encoding type 1 glutamine amidotransferase domain-containing protein: MSKKVLIIVSNANVIGPHNRRTGIFLPEVAHPYAEFDKVKYQVDFASLTGDTPYLDALHLANDPANLAFLVGDGWTRMQKAKKLSDVDVRPYDAIFIPGGLAPMVDMPEHPLLKQVVRETYERKAIVGAVCHGPVSLLNVKLSDGSYIVKGKNITSFTNEEEENYAKTDVPFELQTALTGQGAIFHTVSPWQPNSITDGLLVTGQNPASAQGVAQKMIKLLEA; this comes from the coding sequence ATGTCCAAGAAAGTCCTTATCATTGTATCGAACGCCAATGTCATCGGCCCACACAACCGGAGAACAGGCATCTTCCTTCCCGAGGTGGCGCATCCGTATGCCGAGTTCGACAAGGTCAAATATCAGGTCGACTTCGCGAGCCTTACGGGAGACACCCCGTACCTTGACGCGCTCCATCTCGCCAATGATCCTGCGAACCTGGCATTCCTCGTGGGCGACGGATGGACCAGGATGCAGAAGGCCAAAAAGCTCTCAGACGTCGATGTTCGCCCATACGACGCGATTTTTATCCCGGGTGGTCTGGCACCCATGGTTGATATGCCCGAGCATCCGCTGTTGAAGCAAGTCGTGCGCGAGACCTATGAGCGCAAGGCCATCGTTGGAGCTGTGTGTCATGGCCCGGTGTCGCTGCTGAATGTGAAATTGAGCGACGGTTCCTACATCGTGAAAGGCAAGAACATCACCTCATTCACGAATGAGGAGGAGGAGAACTACGCCAAGACCGATGTCCCCTTCGAACTGCAAACAGCGCTCACTGGCCAGGGCGCCATCTTCCATACGGTGAGCCCCTGGCAACCCAACAGCATCACAGACGGGCTCCTCGTCACCGGTCAGAATCCGGCGTCCGCCCAAGGAGT